The following are from one region of the Fibrobacter sp. UWR3 genome:
- a CDS encoding peptidoglycan DD-metalloendopeptidase family protein, whose amino-acid sequence MKLLKASIFCLGLLPALSFGEETAVSSTDEVVDASATEVAAEVSADTLAPAEDASVAEIAAGSSSATADSTLGNSASAVEFVAVAEPEEDSEELDSLENSDLAEGTVQFLDFSGAHFPTLHGTRINSPYGIRHFRLHRGVDLHISIGDSIVAAYPGKVVVSKYNRRGYGHYVMIEHANGTRTLYGHLKKRLVNVGDMVEGGQLVGWGGNTGRSSGPHLHFEIRYGEVNIDPATVFNLEEGTLLENAEQYALAPAVESHNGIQKELSKHRFHRIRPGDTLGKIARRYGTTIERLCQLNGIKRTTILRIGRNLRCS is encoded by the coding sequence ATGAAACTCCTGAAAGCATCCATCTTCTGTCTAGGGCTACTCCCCGCGCTCTCTTTCGGCGAAGAAACCGCCGTCAGCAGCACAGACGAAGTTGTCGATGCTTCGGCAACCGAAGTTGCCGCAGAAGTTTCCGCCGATACGCTCGCCCCGGCTGAAGATGCCTCGGTAGCAGAAATCGCCGCAGGATCCAGTTCCGCAACTGCAGATTCGACCCTCGGCAACTCCGCATCGGCAGTAGAATTTGTCGCCGTCGCCGAACCCGAAGAGGATTCCGAGGAACTCGATTCGCTCGAAAATTCCGACCTCGCCGAAGGGACTGTCCAGTTCCTCGATTTCAGCGGGGCGCACTTCCCCACCCTGCACGGCACTCGCATCAATTCGCCCTACGGAATCCGCCATTTCAGGCTCCACAGGGGTGTCGACCTGCACATTTCCATCGGTGATTCCATCGTCGCCGCCTACCCCGGCAAGGTTGTCGTCTCCAAGTACAACCGTCGCGGCTACGGCCACTACGTGATGATCGAACACGCGAACGGAACCCGCACCCTCTACGGCCACCTGAAGAAAAGGCTCGTGAACGTGGGTGACATGGTCGAAGGCGGCCAGCTCGTCGGTTGGGGCGGCAACACCGGCCGTTCCAGCGGTCCGCATCTACACTTCGAAATCCGCTACGGCGAAGTGAACATCGACCCGGCAACCGTTTTCAACCTCGAAGAAGGCACACTGCTCGAGAATGCAGAACAGTACGCCCTCGCCCCCGCTGTAGAAAGCCACAACGGAATCCAGAAGGAACTCTCGAAGCACCGCTTCCACAGGATCCGCCCGGGCGATACCCTCGGGAAGATTGCCCGCAGGTACGGCACGACCATCGAAAGGCTCTGCCAACTTAACGGCATCAAGCGCACCACGATACTCCGTATCGGGCGCAACCTCCGCTGCTCGTAG
- a CDS encoding radical SAM protein: MNLVLSLTERCNLRCTYCYYKVSHEARSEVMSNDIMETAIRLAFKRTLKLGQRFLNITFFGGEPLLCMDSIYRGVELAKNLAHERFGEDVLLGPPTSNTTSPKFRLRFAVNTNATLLNSEIIEYLKCEKFRIYLSLDGPESHHNICRRQVGGEGSFKLIEPHIPALTKLDTVVLSVVTRDNMRSLTDAARWIQAQGFRNMTAAVDFDGKWTGEEFDVLAAEYEKLAEFWLELKRNKVPFYLGTIQDKLKFRLTGQRHRTSSCQVAEGIVACAANGNLFPCTRFITSKPDAPYILGNVFDDPAQIWNGAVARDILDFFSRDKEDCKGCAIRFRCHAHECACTSFYSTGSIHGVSPEVCTHERMLAAICDDAICDEVAAS; this comes from the coding sequence ATGAATCTGGTTCTTTCTTTAACGGAACGGTGTAACCTGCGTTGCACCTACTGCTACTACAAGGTGAGCCATGAGGCCCGCAGTGAGGTGATGTCGAACGACATCATGGAGACGGCGATTAGGCTTGCTTTTAAACGCACCCTGAAACTCGGACAGAGATTCCTGAACATTACGTTCTTTGGCGGGGAACCCTTGCTTTGTATGGACTCCATTTATAGGGGGGTCGAACTTGCGAAAAATTTGGCTCACGAACGATTTGGCGAAGACGTGTTGCTCGGGCCGCCGACTTCGAATACGACATCGCCGAAGTTTCGCCTGCGTTTTGCGGTAAATACCAATGCGACGCTGTTGAACTCCGAAATTATCGAGTACCTGAAGTGCGAAAAGTTCCGTATTTACCTCTCGCTCGACGGTCCGGAGTCGCACCACAATATCTGCCGCAGGCAGGTGGGCGGGGAGGGTTCCTTCAAGTTGATTGAACCGCACATTCCTGCGCTCACCAAGCTCGATACGGTTGTGCTTTCGGTGGTGACCCGCGACAACATGCGCTCGCTTACCGATGCGGCCCGCTGGATACAGGCGCAGGGGTTCAGGAACATGACCGCGGCCGTGGATTTCGACGGCAAGTGGACGGGGGAGGAATTCGATGTCCTCGCCGCAGAATACGAGAAACTTGCCGAGTTCTGGCTCGAACTCAAGCGGAATAAGGTTCCGTTCTACCTGGGAACCATCCAGGACAAACTGAAATTCCGCCTGACGGGGCAGCGCCACCGCACGTCTAGTTGCCAGGTGGCCGAAGGCATTGTCGCCTGCGCTGCGAACGGGAATCTTTTCCCGTGCACGCGGTTTATCACAAGCAAGCCGGATGCGCCCTACATTCTGGGCAATGTCTTTGATGATCCTGCGCAAATCTGGAACGGAGCGGTGGCCCGCGATATCCTGGACTTCTTCAGCCGGGACAAGGAAGACTGCAAGGGTTGTGCCATACGTTTCCGCTGTCATGCGCACGAATGCGCCTGCACGTCATTCTATTCTACAGGCAGTATTCACGGGGTTTCGCCCGAGGTGTGCACGCACGAACGCATGCTCGCCGCCATATGCGACGATGCCATCTGCGACGAAGTCGCGGCGTCCTAA